The Naumannella cuiyingiana DNA window CGAGCGTGCAGATCGGCCGGCACCTCGCTGGACTGGTCGCCGGGCGGGCGTGAGCTCTAGCCGACCAGCCCCGCCTGGTAGGCAATGATCACCATCTGGGCCCGGTCGCGCGCGCCGAGCTTGATCATGGCCCGGCTGACATGCGTGCGGGCCGTCGCCTTGCTGATCACGAGCCGTTCGGCGATCTCGTCGTTGTTGCAGCCCTCGCCGATCAGTCCGAGCACCTCCCGCTCGCGATCGGTCAGTTCGGCGAGCTGAGGACTCCGCGCGACCGGCGCGCTCGGCCGGCCCGCGAAGGTGGCGATCACCCGGCGGGTCACCGACGGCGAGAGCAGCGACTCGCCCGCGGCGACCGTGCGTACCGCGCGCAGCAGTTCCTCGGGATCGTCGTCCTTGATGCAGAATCCCGCGGCCCCGGCCTGCAGGGCGGCGAAGACGTACTCGTCCAGCTCGAAGGTGGTCAGGATGATCACCCGGGTGGTGGCCAGCGCGGGGTCGGCCGTGATCTCGCGGAGCGCGGCGAGACCGTCCATCCCGGGCATCCGGATGTCCATCAAGATCACATCCGGGCGTACCCGGCGGACGACTTCCAGTGCCGCGCGGCCGTCCCCGGCCTCGCCGGCGAGTGCCAGGTCGTCCTCGCTGTCGATCAGTACCCGCAGGCCCATCCGGATCAGCGGCTGATCATCGACCACCACGATCTGGATCATGGGGCCTCCCCGATCGGCAGCCGCGCGGAGACCACCCAGCCGCCGCGCTCGCCGCGGCGCGCCGCGAACGTCCCGCCGGCGCCCTCGGCGCGCTCGCGCATCCCGTGCAGGCCGCCGCCCGGCGTCGGTTCGGCGGCCAACGGCGGCCCGTCATCGGCCACCTCGACAAGCAGTTCGTCGCCGGTACGCCGCAGCAGCACCGCCGCCCCGGCCCGGTCGGTGTGCCGGACCACATTGGTCAGCGACTCCTGCACGATCCGGAAGGCGGCCAGTTCGATGCTGGCAGGCAGCGGACCGAGTGGGTCCGGCCACCGCTCGACGGTCACCTCGCGGCCGGCGGCCCGCAGCGCGGCGGCCAGCTCGTCCACCCGGTCCAGGCCGGGCGGCGGCGCGGTCGGCCCACGGCCGGGGTCGTCGCGGAAGGCGGCGATCGTCTGCCGGAGCTCGGTCAGCGCGCTGGTGCTGGATCCGCGGATGGCGCGCAGCGCCGCGGCCGCCTCGTCGGGCCGGCGCTCCAGCACTCGCAGCGCGACGCCCGCCTGCAGCGAGATCACCGACAGGCTGTGCCCGACGATGTCGTGCACCTCGCGGGCGACTCGCAGCCGCTCGCCGAGGGCCGCCTGGCGAAGCTCCTCGCGGCGCTCGCGGTCGTGCGCATCGCGTCGCGCTCGCCGGAGCAGCGCCAGCATCGTCGCGCTGGCGAGCACGGCGGCGGTGATCAACAACACCCCGTACGGACCGGGCTCGGTGAGCCCGACCGCCGCCTCCTGCCACCAGCCGGCGACCGCCAGCGGCAGCACCAGCACCCCGATCGGCAGCCAACGCAGCAACGGCTCGCGCCCCGCGACGGCGTACCCGCACAGCGCCAGCGGGATCAAGGTCACCGGGAACGGGGCGCCGGCGGCGACATAGCCGATCGCGCCGACCAGCGCACCGGCGAACGCGGCACGCGGGTACGCCCGGCGCAGCGCCACGGCCAGCAGGATCACCACCGCAGCGATCAACGCGGGCCAGGGCACCCCGGGCGGCGGTTGACCCATGCCCTCGGCCCAGCGCGGCCAGTCGTGGCCAGCCTCGTTGCCTGTGGGACCCGGCCCGTGGCGCCGCCCGGGCGCGAGCTGTCCGGACCAGTGGGCGACCTGGGCGGCGGCGCCGAGGATCCAGCCGATGACCAGCGCGAGCGCGACATCGACGAGGACGGCCCGGTTCTCGCGCGGGCCGGCCGGGGCGGGCATGGCCGCTGGGTCGCTCTGCACGTCGCCGAGCCTATTTCGCCACGCCGGGCCGCGCGTCGGAGCAGGGGCGTAGCCGCGGCTACGTCACCGGACGTAGCGCAGGTGTCGTCGCCGGGCTGACGATTCCTCGCCCGCGCCGCGCGACGCTTCTGGCATGCGACACACACCGCACGGTTTCGACGGCCTGGGTCACTTTCCCGGCCCGCCCATCTTTCCCATCGTTGGAGGACTCATGTTCTGTCTGCTGCTGATCGCCGCCGCGCTGGTGATCTTCTTCCTGGCCCGCAACGGCAAGCTCGGGGCGCCGCCCTGGGCCGCCCGCCCGGAGGCCGATGCCCGCACCATCCTCGCCGAGCGGTTCGCCCGCGGCGACATCTCGTCCGACGAGTTCCTGGAGCGCGCCAGCGTGCTCAACTGGAATCCTGGCGCCGACGACGGCCGTCGCCGGGGCGGCGCGAATCGCTGACCGAGCACGGCGCCGGGTCGGTGTTTCGATCATGGACCCGGCGTCAGCCCGGTCGGCTCGCTATCGTTCCGGGCATGGCTGAGCCGGGGATCGAGCGGCGCGGATTGCGCGATGCGGTGCACGAGCGTCTGCTGACGATGCTGCTGGAGACCCGGTTGGCGCCCGGTATGCGACTGAGCATCGACGGCCTGGCGCGAGACCTCGACGTCTCGCAGACACCGGTCCGCGAGGCCCTCGTGCTGCTGGAGCGGACGGGGCTCGTCGAGCGCGTCGCGCTGAAGGGCTATCGCGTCGCGGAGCAACTGACCCGCGCCCAGATGGACGAACTGCTGGAGATGCGCGAGCTGCTGGAGGTGGCCGCGGCTGAGCGGGCCGCGCGCGGAGCCGTCGATCTCGCCCCAGCCCTGCGCGAGGTCCACGAGCAGCACGCGGCGCTGCTCGCCGAACCGGTCGCGGATGATCATTCCGGTCATCGCAAGATCTTCGAGGCCGATTGGGCATTCCACCGGGTGATTCTCGATCATGCGGCCAACCGGTTCCTCTCCCAGATGGCCGACGATCTGGGTGCCCACGTACACCGGATGCGGCAGACGATCATCACCGAGCACTACGACCTCGCCGAGGCGCTTGCCGAGCACGCCGCGATCCTGGCGGCATTCGAGGCCGGTGGCGATGGCGCCGCCGACGCGATGCGTGCACACATGGAAGGGGTACGCCGGCGGGCGCGGCGGGAGAGCGACTGAGTCGGCGGATCGGGATCACGGCCTCTTGACAATCACAGATCCTATAGGAAATATGCTCGGTGTATTCCGACGAAGGGACCAACGCGATGCCGAAGACGCCACCGTGGCCACTGGCCGCCTGCTCGCTCGGGCTCGCGACCGTCGACGGGCACGGCCGCCCGGTCGCCGATGCGGGCCCCGACTTCTGGCTCGCCGAGCTGGCCAAGGTCCGCGGTCTCGGCTTCGACCACCTCGAACTCGGCGACATCTGGTTGCCGATCGGCGACCTCGACCCCGCTGCGGTCACGGCGCTCGGCCAAGCGGTCAAGGAGGCTCATCTCGACGCCTGCGCGGTGCACATCCAGCGTCGCAGCGTCATCGATCCCGAGAGCTCGGCCGACAATCTCGCCTACCACCACCGCGCGATCGACGCGGCGGCCGCGCTCGGGGTGCCGATCTACTCCACCGGCCTGCACCGCCCGCTGACCCCCGCGCAGCAGCGCGCCCTGTGGTTCTGGACCGCTCCGGGACCGGTGGACCCGACCGACCCGCAGACCCGGGCGCTCGCCGTGCGGCGGCTGCGCGAGCTGGCCGATCACTGCGTCGAGCTGGGGATGAAACTCGCGCTCGAGCTGTACGAGGACACCCTGCTCGGCACCGCCGAGGACGCGGTACGCCTGATCGAGGATCTGGACCACGACGGGATCGGCCTGAATCCCGATGTCGGCAACCTGATCCGGCTGCACCGGCCGGTGGAGGACTGGCGGGAGGCCTACCGGCGTACCCTGCCGCACGCCGTCTACTGGCACGCCAAGAACTACCAGCGCGACGAGGCCGGTGACGGCTCGTGGGCCACCTCGATGCCCAGCACCCTGCGCGACGGCCTGATCAACTACCGCGACGTGATCGCGATGGCCGACGCGGCCGGCTACCGAGGGCCGATCGCCTGCGAACACTACGGCGGCGACAGCCTCGGCGTCGCGGCCGCCAATCGCGAATACCTGGCATCCCTGATCGCCACGTTGCCCACGACCCGGGAGGACGCATGACCACCACCAAGCCGCGCATCGCGCTGATCCTCGGCGACCCCGCCGGCGTCGGCCCCGAACTGGTCGCCAAGGCGCTCGCCGACGAGCGGGTCCGGGGCGCCGCCGACCATCTGCTGGTCTCCGACGAGGCCGAGCTTGCCCAGGCCCAGGCCGACGCCGGGGTCGAGTTCCCGTGGTCGCGTTCACCGCAGCCCGGGGTCCCACTGCTCATCGACAACGGCGCGTCCCGTCCCGAGCAGGGGTTTCCCCGGGCGCAGGCGAGCCGGGAGGGTGGCGAGTGGGTGCTCGCCAACTTCCGTCGTGCCTTCGAGCTCGTCCGGGAGGGTCTCGCGGATGCCGTGGTCTTCGCGCCGCTGAACAAGACCTCGCTGCACCTGGCCGAGATGCCCGGCCGCGACGAGATGGACTGGTTCGAGACCGTTCTCGACGACGGCACGCGCGCGACCGAGCTGAACATCCTGCCCGAGCTGACCACCGCCCGGGTCACCTCGCACATCCCGCTCTCGAAGGTGGCCGCCGCGATCACCGAGCAGTTGATCATCGAGCGGGCCACGCTGCTGCGTGACGTCCTGGTCGCGGACGGCACCGCGGACCCGCGGATCGGCGTGTGCGCCCTGAACCCGCACGCCGGCGACAACGGCAACTACGGCAGCGAGGAGGGCGACCTGATCGCGCCCGCCGTCGCCGCGCTGCGAGAGGCCGGAATCCGCGTCGAAGGGCCCATCCCGAGCGACACCATCTTCATCCGGGCCCTGCAGCACCGCGAGTTCGACGGGGTCCTGACCATGTATCACGATCAGGGCCAGATCGCGATGAAGCTGACCGGCTTCGACCGCGGTGTGACCATGGCCGGCGGGCTCAGCGTCCCGGTCTGCACCCCCGCGCACGGCACGGCGTTCAACATCGTTGGTCGCGGCGAGGCGAACCCCGGCGCCTACCTGCGGGCCCTCGAGGTCGCCCGCGCGGTTGCCAGCCGCCCCCGCGCCGCCGCCCGCACCTGACCCACACCTCCGCAGAAGCCTCAGGGAGACAACGATGTCCACCATCGCACGACGTCTGGCGGTCGCGGCCGCGGCAGCGCTGACGACCATCGCGCTGGCCGCCTGCAGCGGCAGCGCCGGCGGCGCCACCGGCCGCTTCATACCCGGTGGACCGGTGACCATGCTCGTCCCCTTCGGCGCGGGCGGCGGCAGCGACGCGTCCGGCCGCGCGATCGCCTCCGGACTGGAGGAGATCACCGGCTCGACGATCACCGTCGAGAATCGCGAGGGCGGCTCCGGCGCGGTCGGATACTCCTATTTCCTCGGCAAGCGCGGCAACGGCAACGTCCTGCTACCCGCGGAGACCGCGCTGCTGGCGCTGCCGCTGACCCAGGACGTGCAGTTCGACTACACCAAGTTCACACCGATCATGAAGCTCGGCGATGACTACACCCTTCTCGTCGTCCCCGCCGATGCGCCGTACCAGACCTGTCCGGACGTGATCGATGCGGTACGCCAGCGGGACATGTTCGCCGGTGTCTCGGGCGCGACCAGCCACGACGAGGTGATCTTCCGGCTGATCGAACAGGACCAGGGTGTCACGTTCGACCGGGTGCCGTTCGAGTCCGGCGGCGAGCTGATCGCGGCGCTGCTCGGCGGCCAGATCCAGATCGCCAATCTCAGCCCCAGCGAGGTGATCGGACAACTCGAGTCCGGTGACCTGAAGGCGCTCTGCGCGACCTCGGAGGAGCGCTACACCGACGACCGGCTGAAGGACGTGCCGACCGCGAAGGAGCAGGGCATCGACGTGGCATTCGCCCAGTTCCGCAGCGTGATCGCGCCGGGCGGCATCTCCGAGGAGGCCCGCACCTACTGGATCGACGCGGCACGCAAGTACGAACAGACCCCGGGCTACCGGGCCTACATCGACGAGAACCTGATGCAGCCGAATGTCTCCTATGGCGACGACTTCCGCGCCTTCCTCGACGATTCCAACGCCACGCTGAGCGAGGTGTTGGCCCGATGAACGCGATCCAGCACCGCGCCCGCGGCGCGGTGACCGCACTGCTGGTGATCATCGGCGGGTACGCAGTGATCGCCGGGCTCGGTTACGGCCTGACCGACGACGAGGGGCGCGTGGGTCCCGGCCTGCTGCCAGCGCTCGCCGGCGCCCTGGTGGCCGTGCTCGCCGTCGCCGACTTCGTCGTCACGAGCCGCGCCGGCGCCGCGGCCGGCGACGGCGTACCCGACATCGACTCCGAAGGGCGCAGCCAAGCCCGACGCAACCGCCAGCTCGCCGCGGTCGTCGGACTGCTCTTCGGCACGGTGATCGTCGGCTACTTCATCGGTTTCATGATCGCCTTCACGCTGTTCATCTTCGCGGTGCTGCTGCTCGTCGAGCGGCGTCGCTGGTGGCAGGCAGCGCTGGTCGCCGTCGTGGTGATGGCCGCCGTCTGGGCGGTCTTCGAGAAGTTCCTCGGGGTGCCGTTCCCGACCGGAATCTTGTGGGGGAGCTGAGATGCTCGACAATCTGATGTTGGGCCTGTCGACGGCACTGACGCCGCAGAATCTGCTCTGGTGCGTGATCGGTGTCTTGTTGGGCACCGTGATCGGCCTGCTGCCGGGACTCGGCTCCTCGACCGGCGTCGCCGTGTTGTTGCCGCTCACCTTCGCGCTCGACCCGGTGACCGCACTGATCATGCTCGCCGGCATCTACTACGGTGCCCAGTACGGCGGCACGATCACCTCGGTGTTGATCTCCACCCCGGGCGAGGCATCCAGTGTGGTGACGACGATCGACGGGTACCAGATGGCCCGCCAGGGCCGCGCCGGCCCGGCACTGGCGATCGCCGCGATCGGCAGCTTCTTCGCCGCCATCGTCTCGCTGCTCGCCCTGCTCACCGTCGCGCCGGCGCTGGCCAAGGCCGCGCTGAACTTCGGGCCCGTTGAGAATCTCGCGATCATGCTGCTCGGTCTGGTGATCGTCGTGACCTTCCAGGGCGGAGCGTTCCTGCGCGGCGCGGCGATGGCGATCCTCGGCGTGCTGATCTCCACGGTGGGCGTCGCCTCCGGATTCAGTACCGCCCGCTTCACCTTCGGCTCGGTCGATCTGCTCGGCGGCATCCCGTTCGTGGAGGTGATGATCGGCCTCTTCGCCGTCGGCGAGGTGCTCCGGCAACTGCGGATCGGCGCGGCCGAACCGATCCGCGCGCGCTTCCGCGACATGATGATCTCCCGCAAGGACCTGCTCTCCTCGGGCCCGGCCATCGCGCGCGGAACGGGAATCGGCTTCGCGCTCGGTACGCTGCCCGGCGCCGGATCCACTCTCGCCTCCTTCATGGCCTACGGGTTGGAGTCCAAGATCAACCCGAATCGCCGGCAGTTCGGCAAGGGGGCGATCCAGGGCGTCGCGGCCCCCGAGTCGGCGAACAATGCCGCCGCGAATGCGAACTTCATCCCGACGCTGGCGCTCGGCATCCCCGGCGGCGCCACGACCGCGGTGCTGTTGGGCGCCTTCACCATCTACGGTCTGCAGCCGGGACCGCTGCTCTTCGAGCAGCAGCCCGATCTGGTTTGGGGCCTGCTGGTGTCGTTCTTCATCGGCAACCTGGTCCTGTTGGTGCTGAACCTGCCGCTCGCGCCGGTCTTCGCCCAGATGCTGCGGATTCCCTACCGCTACCTGTATCCCATCATCCTGATCACCTCGCTCGTCGGCGCCTACTCGATCAGCAACAACATCTTCAGCGTCTGGATCGTGCTGGTCTTCGGCCTGATCGGCCTGGTGATGAAGGAGCTCGACCTGCCCATCGCGCCGCTCGTGCTGGGCCTGGTGCTCGGGCCGTTGCTGGAGCGCGCGATGGTGCAGACCTCGGCGCTCGGGCAGGGTAACTTCGGGATCGTGCTGGGCTCGCCGATCGCGACGGGGGTCCTCGTCGTCGCGGCACTGCTCGCGCTGCTGCCGGCGCTGCGGCACCTGCTGCCGCGGCGCGGCACCCGGGCACCGGCCGAGGACCCCGAACGCGACAAGGTGGGACAACCGTGAGTCAACTGCTGAACGATCCGGCGGACTTCGCCGCGCAGGCCGTTGCCGGCTTCGCCGACGCGCACCCGCACCTGGTGCGCCCGGTGCCGGGCGGCGTGGTCCGCTGTGGTGCCACGCCGCCCGGCCAGGTCGCCGTGATCACCGGCGGCGGCAGCGGCCACTATCCGGCCTTCGCCGGGTGGGTCGGCCCCGGCCTGGCCCACGGTGCGGTCTGCGGCAACATCTTCGCCTCACCGTCTGCCGAAGAGGTCGCCGACGTGGTCCGTGCCGCCGACTCCGGCGCCGGCGCCCTGCTCTGCTTCGGCAACTACGCCGGCGATGTGTTGAACTTCGGCCTGGCCGGCGAGCTGCTGCGCGCGGAGGGCAGCGACACGGCGATCGTCGCCGTCACCGACGACATCGCCTCGGCGCCACCCGCGGAGGAGGCACGCCGCCGCGGGATCGCGGGCGACCTGGCCGTGATCAAGATCGCCGCTGCGGCGGCGGCAGCCGGTGCCGATCTCGATGGCGTCGCCGCTGCCGCCCGCGCGGCGAATGCGCGTACCTTCACGATCGGTGCCGCCTTCTCCGGGTGCACCCTGCCGGGCGCCGCCGAACCGCTCTTCACCGTTGCCGACGGCACGGTCGCGCTCGGGCTCGGCATCCACGGCGAACCCGGGTTGGAGGAGCTGCCCACGCCGAGCGCCGACGAGCTGGTCGCGCTGATGTGGGACCGACTCGCCGCCGAGCGGCCCGCCGACGCCGACGGCCGCGTGGTGATCATGGTCAACGGGCTCGGTGCCACGACGCACGAGGAACTGTTCGTCGCGGCGCGCGCGCTCGGCTCGCCGCTGGCCGCGGCCGGCCTCACCGTGCGCGACCTGGTGGTGGGTGAGCAGTGCACCTCCCTCGACATGAGCGGGTTCTCGATCACCGTGCTCTGGCTGGACGACGAGCTCGAGGCCGGTTGGTTCGCCCCCTGCACCAGTGCCGCGTTCACCCGTTCCGGCGAATCCCATCCCGACCACGGGCCCTCCGCCCGTCCGGTCCCGACCCGCCCCGCCATCGAGCGCGGCGGGCAGGAGTCGCGGGCCCTGGCCGCGCGGCTGCTGGACGCGCTGCGCGACGCCGAGCGCGCGCTCGCCGACGCCGAATCCCGGCTGGGCGAGCTCGACGCCGTCGCGGGCGACGGGGACCACGGCATCGGGATGCGGCGCGGCGTCCGGGCCGCCCTCACGGCCGCCGAGGACGCCGCGGACGCCGGGGCCGGCGCGCAAACGCTGGCGCGGCTCGCTGCCGCCGGCTGGGCCAGGGAGGCCGGCGGGACGTCGGGCGCGCTCTGGGGCGCGATGCTCGGCGCCGCCGCGGCGCGGCTCGACGACGAGGCCGGCGCGGATCCCGGGGCGCTCGACGCCGCGGTCGCGGCCGCGGCCGACGCGCTCGGGCGGATCGGTGGTGCGCGACCCGGCGACAAGACCATGCTCGACGCCGTGGTCCCCTTCGCCGAGGCCTTCGCCGCAGCCACGGGTACGCCACGCGGGCGCTGGAACGCCGCCGCGGACGCGGCCCGGGACGCGGCAGCCGCCACCTCCGATCTGGTCGCCCGGCGCGGGCGATCGCGTACCCACGGCGAACGCTCGGTCGGCACCCCCGACCCCGGCGCCGTCTCCTTCGCCCTGGTGGTGGCGACACTGGCGCCGCACCTGCCGGGCGAGCCGACCAGCAGCGACGACAGCGAGGAGCAACAGTGAAGATCATCATCGGAGCCGACGATGCCGGCGTACGCTACCGCGACCGGCTGGCCGAGGACCTGCGCGCGGATGATCGGGTGGACGAGGTCGTCGTGCTCGGGCCGCAGGATGGCCGGGCCGAGGACTACCCGGGCGTCGCCGCGCAGGCCGCGACCATGATCAGCGATGGCGAGGCCGACCGCGCCATCCTGGTCTGCGGAACCGGTCTGGGGATGGCCATCGCCGCGAACAAGATCAAGGGCATCCGGGCAGCGACCGCACATGACTCCTTCTCCGTGGAGCGATCAGTGCTGTCCAATGACGCGCAGGTGCTCGCCATGGGCGAGCGCGTGATCGGCCTCGAACTGGCCCGGCGTCTGGCCAAGGAGTGGCTCGGCTACACCTTCGACCCGACGTCGCGTTCGGCGCCGAAGGTCGAGGCGATCAAGAAGCTGGAGGACTGAGCGGCCCGTGTCCGGACCCACGCGCCGCTGGGTCGGCACCTCGTGGAAGATGACCAAGTCCCGCGCGGAGGCCGAGGCTTGGGCCCGCCGGGTCGGCCCGGTCGAGCCGCCGGTCGGGGTGGTCCCCTTCGTGATGCCGGGCTTCACGATGCTCGACCTGGTTCGCGACGCCCTGGGGACCGGTACCGCGGTACGCCTCGGCGCCCAGAACGGGCACTGGGCCGATGCCGGTCCGTGGACCGGTGAGGTCGCGATGCCCATGCTTGTCGAGGCGGGCGTGTCGATGGTCGAGATCGGCCACGCCGAGCGCCGGGCATGGTTCGGCGAGACCGATCACACGGTGGCGTTGAAGGTGACGAGTGCGCAGCGGCACGGCCTGATCCCGGTGATCTGCGTGGGCGAGCCCGCCGAGGTGCGCGCGGCGGGCCGGTCGACCGATTTCGTCATCGACCAGATCGCCGCGGCCCTCGCCGATGCGCCCACACCGGCCGAGGCGGTGATCGCCTATGAGCCGGTGTGGGCCATCGGTGCCGAGGGCCGGAGGCCGGAACCGGGCGAGCTGGTCGACGTGTTCGATGCCGTGGCACGCCGGTGGCCGGTCGGCGAGGCGATCGCCGGCGTGCTCTACGGAGGCTCGGTCGACGTCGACAATGCCGCAGAACTCCTCGGCGTACCCGGCTGCGACGGACTGTTCGTCGGTCGAGGCGCGGCGCGTGCCGAGGACTTCGAACGGCTTGTCGAGATCGCCGGCCGGGCCTAGCGATCGAGGTCGGCGACCGCCTCGTCGATCAGGTCGGCGATCTCGCTCGGGTGGGAGGCGAGGGAGGCGTGGCTGGCGTCCAGCTCGATCGTCTTCCGCGGGCCCATCCGCTCGGCCATCCGGCGTTCGTTGTCCGGGTTGATCATGCGGTCGGCGGTCGAGACCTGGTACCAGCTCGGCTTGTACTTCCAGGCCGGATCGGTGATCGGGTCGCCGAAGGTCGAGGCCAACGGCGCCTTCTGCGTCACGGCCATCACGAGCTGCTGGTCGGCGGGCAGGTCCTGGGCAAAGCTCTCCCCGAACTTGTCGGCCTTCACCCACAGGTAGCCGTCGGAATCCGGCTCAAGATTGGGGAAGGCCTCCGGCGGTGCCTGCTCGCTGATCGCGCCCGGGCTCTCGCCGGCATCCGGCGCGAAGGCCGCCACATAGACCAGCCCGACGACATTGTCCTCATTGCCGGCCTCGGTGATCACTGCGCCGCCGTAGGAGTGTCCGACGAGCAGCACCGGGCCGTCCACCTGCTTGATCATCTTGCGGGTACGCTCCGCGTCGTCGGCCAGCGACGTGAGTGGATTCTCCACCGCCTTGATC harbors:
- a CDS encoding response regulator, yielding MIQIVVVDDQPLIRMGLRVLIDSEDDLALAGEAGDGRAALEVVRRVRPDVILMDIRMPGMDGLAALREITADPALATTRVIILTTFELDEYVFAALQAGAAGFCIKDDDPEELLRAVRTVAAGESLLSPSVTRRVIATFAGRPSAPVARSPQLAELTDREREVLGLIGEGCNNDEIAERLVISKATARTHVSRAMIKLGARDRAQMVIIAYQAGLVG
- a CDS encoding 4-hydroxythreonine-4-phosphate dehydrogenase PdxA; this translates as MTTTKPRIALILGDPAGVGPELVAKALADERVRGAADHLLVSDEAELAQAQADAGVEFPWSRSPQPGVPLLIDNGASRPEQGFPRAQASREGGEWVLANFRRAFELVREGLADAVVFAPLNKTSLHLAEMPGRDEMDWFETVLDDGTRATELNILPELTTARVTSHIPLSKVAAAITEQLIIERATLLRDVLVADGTADPRIGVCALNPHAGDNGNYGSEEGDLIAPAVAALREAGIRVEGPIPSDTIFIRALQHREFDGVLTMYHDQGQIAMKLTGFDRGVTMAGGLSVPVCTPAHGTAFNIVGRGEANPGAYLRALEVARAVASRPRAAART
- a CDS encoding SHOCT domain-containing protein, coding for MFCLLLIAAALVIFFLARNGKLGAPPWAARPEADARTILAERFARGDISSDEFLERASVLNWNPGADDGRRRGGANR
- a CDS encoding tripartite tricarboxylate transporter permease; this encodes MLDNLMLGLSTALTPQNLLWCVIGVLLGTVIGLLPGLGSSTGVAVLLPLTFALDPVTALIMLAGIYYGAQYGGTITSVLISTPGEASSVVTTIDGYQMARQGRAGPALAIAAIGSFFAAIVSLLALLTVAPALAKAALNFGPVENLAIMLLGLVIVVTFQGGAFLRGAAMAILGVLISTVGVASGFSTARFTFGSVDLLGGIPFVEVMIGLFAVGEVLRQLRIGAAEPIRARFRDMMISRKDLLSSGPAIARGTGIGFALGTLPGAGSTLASFMAYGLESKINPNRRQFGKGAIQGVAAPESANNAAANANFIPTLALGIPGGATTAVLLGAFTIYGLQPGPLLFEQQPDLVWGLLVSFFIGNLVLLVLNLPLAPVFAQMLRIPYRYLYPIILITSLVGAYSISNNIFSVWIVLVFGLIGLVMKELDLPIAPLVLGLVLGPLLERAMVQTSALGQGNFGIVLGSPIATGVLVVAALLALLPALRHLLPRRGTRAPAEDPERDKVGQP
- a CDS encoding tripartite tricarboxylate transporter substrate binding protein, with translation MSTIARRLAVAAAAALTTIALAACSGSAGGATGRFIPGGPVTMLVPFGAGGGSDASGRAIASGLEEITGSTITVENREGGSGAVGYSYFLGKRGNGNVLLPAETALLALPLTQDVQFDYTKFTPIMKLGDDYTLLVVPADAPYQTCPDVIDAVRQRDMFAGVSGATSHDEVIFRLIEQDQGVTFDRVPFESGGELIAALLGGQIQIANLSPSEVIGQLESGDLKALCATSEERYTDDRLKDVPTAKEQGIDVAFAQFRSVIAPGGISEEARTYWIDAARKYEQTPGYRAYIDENLMQPNVSYGDDFRAFLDDSNATLSEVLAR
- a CDS encoding GntR family transcriptional regulator, which codes for MAEPGIERRGLRDAVHERLLTMLLETRLAPGMRLSIDGLARDLDVSQTPVREALVLLERTGLVERVALKGYRVAEQLTRAQMDELLEMRELLEVAAAERAARGAVDLAPALREVHEQHAALLAEPVADDHSGHRKIFEADWAFHRVILDHAANRFLSQMADDLGAHVHRMRQTIITEHYDLAEALAEHAAILAAFEAGGDGAADAMRAHMEGVRRRARRESD
- a CDS encoding triose-phosphate isomerase, with product MSGPTRRWVGTSWKMTKSRAEAEAWARRVGPVEPPVGVVPFVMPGFTMLDLVRDALGTGTAVRLGAQNGHWADAGPWTGEVAMPMLVEAGVSMVEIGHAERRAWFGETDHTVALKVTSAQRHGLIPVICVGEPAEVRAAGRSTDFVIDQIAAALADAPTPAEAVIAYEPVWAIGAEGRRPEPGELVDVFDAVARRWPVGEAIAGVLYGGSVDVDNAAELLGVPGCDGLFVGRGAARAEDFERLVEIAGRA
- a CDS encoding tripartite tricarboxylate transporter TctB family protein — its product is MNAIQHRARGAVTALLVIIGGYAVIAGLGYGLTDDEGRVGPGLLPALAGALVAVLAVADFVVTSRAGAAAGDGVPDIDSEGRSQARRNRQLAAVVGLLFGTVIVGYFIGFMIAFTLFIFAVLLLVERRRWWQAALVAVVVMAAVWAVFEKFLGVPFPTGILWGS
- a CDS encoding ribose-5-phosphate isomerase, translating into MKIIIGADDAGVRYRDRLAEDLRADDRVDEVVVLGPQDGRAEDYPGVAAQAATMISDGEADRAILVCGTGLGMAIAANKIKGIRAATAHDSFSVERSVLSNDAQVLAMGERVIGLELARRLAKEWLGYTFDPTSRSAPKVEAIKKLED
- a CDS encoding TIM barrel protein, which translates into the protein MYSDEGTNAMPKTPPWPLAACSLGLATVDGHGRPVADAGPDFWLAELAKVRGLGFDHLELGDIWLPIGDLDPAAVTALGQAVKEAHLDACAVHIQRRSVIDPESSADNLAYHHRAIDAAAALGVPIYSTGLHRPLTPAQQRALWFWTAPGPVDPTDPQTRALAVRRLRELADHCVELGMKLALELYEDTLLGTAEDAVRLIEDLDHDGIGLNPDVGNLIRLHRPVEDWREAYRRTLPHAVYWHAKNYQRDEAGDGSWATSMPSTLRDGLINYRDVIAMADAAGYRGPIACEHYGGDSLGVAAANREYLASLIATLPTTREDA
- a CDS encoding dihydroxyacetone kinase family protein; translation: MSQLLNDPADFAAQAVAGFADAHPHLVRPVPGGVVRCGATPPGQVAVITGGGSGHYPAFAGWVGPGLAHGAVCGNIFASPSAEEVADVVRAADSGAGALLCFGNYAGDVLNFGLAGELLRAEGSDTAIVAVTDDIASAPPAEEARRRGIAGDLAVIKIAAAAAAAGADLDGVAAAARAANARTFTIGAAFSGCTLPGAAEPLFTVADGTVALGLGIHGEPGLEELPTPSADELVALMWDRLAAERPADADGRVVIMVNGLGATTHEELFVAARALGSPLAAAGLTVRDLVVGEQCTSLDMSGFSITVLWLDDELEAGWFAPCTSAAFTRSGESHPDHGPSARPVPTRPAIERGGQESRALAARLLDALRDAERALADAESRLGELDAVAGDGDHGIGMRRGVRAALTAAEDAADAGAGAQTLARLAAAGWAREAGGTSGALWGAMLGAAAARLDDEAGADPGALDAAVAAAADALGRIGGARPGDKTMLDAVVPFAEAFAAATGTPRGRWNAAADAARDAAAATSDLVARRGRSRTHGERSVGTPDPGAVSFALVVATLAPHLPGEPTSSDDSEEQQ
- a CDS encoding histidine kinase, producing MQSDPAAMPAPAGPRENRAVLVDVALALVIGWILGAAAQVAHWSGQLAPGRRHGPGPTGNEAGHDWPRWAEGMGQPPPGVPWPALIAAVVILLAVALRRAYPRAAFAGALVGAIGYVAAGAPFPVTLIPLALCGYAVAGREPLLRWLPIGVLVLPLAVAGWWQEAAVGLTEPGPYGVLLITAAVLASATMLALLRRARRDAHDRERREELRQAALGERLRVAREVHDIVGHSLSVISLQAGVALRVLERRPDEAAAALRAIRGSSTSALTELRQTIAAFRDDPGRGPTAPPPGLDRVDELAAALRAAGREVTVERWPDPLGPLPASIELAAFRIVQESLTNVVRHTDRAGAAVLLRRTGDELLVEVADDGPPLAAEPTPGGGLHGMRERAEGAGGTFAARRGERGGWVVSARLPIGEAP